From Bradyrhizobium symbiodeficiens, the proteins below share one genomic window:
- a CDS encoding S1C family serine protease yields the protein MLDFTSDIVDDASSSRTTASAPADDRALLDAYSNAVIDVTDRVGPAVVRVETGPKGPDRRERGGLGSGIVISPDGLVLTNSHVVGTSKEIRLRDVEGHVGDAQVLGVDPDTDLALLRANGARHLPYAALGNSKTLRRGQLVIAIGNPLGFESTVTAGVVSALGRSIRSVSGRTIEDVIQTDAALNPGNSGGPLLSSNAEVIGINTAIINGAQGICFAVASNTAQFVLSEIIRHGYVRRAYIGVAGQTSPVPRRHAVLAGIENKMGALLAQIEPDGPAAKAGLLPGDVVIKLDGVDINGVDDLIRVLDRDRIGRRLAMDVLRLGRLRAIDIDPIERKPAR from the coding sequence ATGCTGGATTTCACTTCAGATATCGTCGATGACGCCTCGTCATCGCGAACCACAGCGTCTGCCCCGGCCGATGACCGGGCGTTGCTGGACGCCTATTCCAATGCCGTGATCGACGTGACCGACCGGGTCGGCCCCGCGGTCGTGCGGGTCGAGACCGGGCCGAAAGGGCCTGATAGACGCGAGCGCGGCGGGCTCGGCTCGGGCATCGTGATCTCGCCCGATGGCCTCGTCCTCACCAACAGCCACGTGGTCGGCACCTCGAAGGAGATCCGGCTGCGCGACGTCGAGGGCCATGTCGGCGATGCCCAGGTGCTCGGCGTCGACCCTGATACGGATCTGGCGCTGCTGCGGGCCAACGGCGCGCGCCATTTGCCTTATGCCGCGCTCGGCAATTCCAAGACCTTGCGCCGCGGCCAGCTCGTGATCGCGATCGGCAATCCGCTCGGCTTCGAATCCACCGTGACCGCCGGCGTGGTCTCGGCGCTCGGCCGTTCGATCCGCTCGGTCAGCGGACGTACCATCGAGGATGTGATCCAGACCGATGCCGCGCTCAACCCCGGCAATTCCGGCGGCCCGCTGCTGTCGTCGAATGCCGAGGTGATCGGCATCAACACCGCCATCATCAACGGCGCGCAGGGCATCTGCTTCGCGGTCGCCAGCAACACCGCGCAATTCGTGCTGTCGGAGATCATCCGTCACGGCTATGTCCGCCGCGCCTATATCGGCGTCGCCGGGCAGACCTCGCCGGTTCCACGGCGGCACGCGGTGCTGGCCGGCATCGAAAACAAGATGGGCGCGCTGCTCGCGCAGATCGAGCCGGATGGTCCGGCGGCGAAGGCCGGCCTGTTGCCCGGTGACGTCGTGATCAAGCTCGACGGGGTCGACATCAACGGCGTGGACGATCTGATCCGCGTGCTCGATCGCGACCGCATCGGCCGGCGGCTCGCCATGGACGTGCTGCGGCTCGGCCGCCTGCGGGCGATCGACATCGATCCGATCGAGCGGAAGCCCGCCCGCTAG
- a CDS encoding FAD-dependent oxidoreductase, which yields MMPANEIYDVVVIGAGAGGMTAAAVAAAQGLRVLVIEKTAFVGGTAAWSGGMVWIPANARMKEAGLSDSVADAVQYLSGTVPEPANAGLRAAFLARGPEAIAWLEANTEVRLQPVKACPDCHPERLGAKAGGRVLAPVGFDGRRLGEAFARLRPPLPEFTLFGGMMVDPRDVAHLRSVGKSLRSTLRAARLVSRYALQRLRSPRGTSLYLGNALAARLYASLLAQQVEFLFDADVEDLSMQGDRVGGVVIRHGSRDRPIAARRGVVLATGGFSHDNVLRKRFFPAAAGLVSVANPFSTGDGLRLAATAGAALNTDATSPACWVPASLFRRADGSRGVFPHTADCAKPGVIAINPEGRRFVNEAASHHEFVLAMLRESKGKPDRPFYLLCDRRFLWAYGLGRIKPFTRNYRRYVASGELIEAPDIAQLATKIGAKPSALTATLASYNEGAKEGRDGEFGRGSTIYQRHLGDIGHKPNPCVAPIERAPFFALRIYPADLSTAIGLKVDAQARVLREDGTPIAGLYACGNDMGSIMNGNYPAPGIALGPALTFGYIAGRHLAEGGVVAPVSCVSASG from the coding sequence ATGATGCCGGCGAATGAGATCTACGATGTCGTCGTCATCGGCGCCGGTGCCGGCGGCATGACAGCCGCGGCCGTGGCCGCGGCGCAGGGCCTGCGCGTGCTGGTGATCGAGAAGACTGCGTTCGTCGGCGGCACCGCGGCTTGGTCCGGCGGGATGGTCTGGATTCCCGCGAATGCCAGGATGAAGGAGGCTGGGCTCTCCGACAGCGTCGCGGATGCCGTCCAATATCTGTCGGGCACGGTGCCCGAGCCCGCCAATGCCGGCCTGCGCGCCGCCTTCCTCGCGCGCGGGCCCGAGGCGATCGCCTGGCTCGAAGCCAATACGGAAGTTCGCCTTCAGCCGGTGAAGGCCTGTCCGGATTGTCATCCGGAGCGGCTGGGCGCAAAGGCTGGCGGCCGCGTGCTGGCGCCGGTCGGCTTCGATGGCAGGCGGCTGGGCGAAGCTTTTGCGCGATTGCGGCCACCGCTGCCGGAGTTCACGCTGTTCGGCGGGATGATGGTCGATCCTCGCGACGTTGCGCATTTGCGCAGCGTTGGAAAGTCGCTGCGTTCGACCTTGCGCGCGGCACGGCTGGTCTCTCGATATGCGCTGCAGCGGCTGCGCAGTCCGCGGGGAACGTCGCTGTATCTCGGCAACGCACTTGCGGCGCGGCTCTATGCTTCGCTGCTGGCGCAGCAGGTCGAATTTCTCTTCGACGCCGACGTCGAAGACCTCTCGATGCAGGGCGATCGCGTCGGCGGCGTGGTCATCCGCCATGGCTCGCGCGACCGGCCGATCGCAGCGCGCCGCGGCGTGGTGCTGGCGACCGGCGGCTTCTCGCACGACAATGTGTTGCGCAAGCGCTTCTTCCCGGCGGCGGCCGGACTTGTCTCGGTGGCCAACCCTTTCAGCACCGGCGACGGGCTTCGGCTCGCGGCGACGGCGGGTGCCGCGCTCAACACGGACGCGACCAGCCCGGCCTGTTGGGTGCCGGCTTCGCTGTTCCGCCGCGCCGACGGCAGCCGCGGCGTGTTCCCGCACACGGCCGATTGCGCCAAGCCCGGTGTGATCGCGATCAACCCAGAAGGCCGGCGTTTCGTCAACGAGGCGGCGTCCCACCACGAATTTGTGCTGGCGATGCTGCGCGAGAGCAAAGGTAAGCCGGACCGGCCGTTCTATTTGCTCTGCGACCGCCGGTTCCTGTGGGCTTACGGCCTCGGCCGCATCAAGCCGTTCACGCGAAATTATCGGCGCTACGTGGCGAGCGGCGAGTTGATCGAGGCGCCCGATATCGCGCAGCTGGCGACGAAGATCGGCGCCAAGCCCTCTGCGCTGACGGCGACTCTTGCGAGCTACAACGAAGGCGCGAAGGAGGGCCGCGATGGTGAATTCGGCCGCGGCAGCACGATCTATCAGCGGCATCTGGGCGATATCGGGCACAAGCCCAACCCTTGCGTTGCGCCGATCGAGCGCGCGCCGTTCTTCGCGTTACGCATCTATCCGGCCGATCTCAGTACGGCGATCGGCTTAAAGGTCGACGCGCAGGCCCGCGTGCTGCGCGAGGACGGCACGCCGATCGCGGGCCTCTACGCCTGCGGCAACGACATGGGCTCGATCATGAATGGGAATTATCCGGCGCCGGGGATCGCGCTCGGGCCCGCGCTGACATTCGGGTATATCGCGGGGCGGCATCTGGCGGAGGGCGGTGTGGTCGCGCCGGTTTCCTGCGTGTCAGCCTCCGGCTGA
- a CDS encoding indolepyruvate ferredoxin oxidoreductase family protein: MTLLQVELDDKYRLESKRIFLSGTQALVRLPMLQRERDRLQGLNTGGFISGYRGSPLGMYDHALWRAKSHLQQHDIAFVPGLNEDLAATAVWGSQQVGLFPGAKVDGVFGIWYGKGPGVDRSVDALKHANAAGTSLNGGVLALAGDDHGCQSSTLAHQSEQVFAAALIPVINPATLQDYLDLGLYGFALSRFSGCWVGFKAISETVESSASIDSDPERIKIVLPDDFEMPPGGLNIRWPDPPLDAERRLFGPKMAAVQAFARANQLDRIVLDSKPARLGIVATGKAYLDLRQALADLGITDKDAQELGLRIYKVALTWPLEESGAKRFAEGLQDVLVVEEKRGFIEDQLMRILYNIDASKRPTVTGKRDERGAPLLPSEGELTPTIVAGALVARLRKLGHHSPVLEQRLARLEAFDNPVTTGTQIKLARTPFFCSGCPHNTSTRVPEGSRAMAGIGCHGMALSMPTRRTDLISHMGAEGVNWIGQSPFTTEKHIFQNLGDGTYTHSGLLALRAASAAGINITYKILYNDAVAMTGGQPAEGAFNVAQIAHQVWAEGVKRLAIVSDDPSKYPQGNYFPQGATIHHRRELDAVQRELRDVEGLSVIVYDQTCAAEKRRRRKRGLYPDPAKRAFINELVCEGCGDCSQASNCVSVQPLETEFGRKRQIDQSNCNKDFSCVEGFCPSFVTVHGGSLKRMKTSAVDSGQLFADLPLPPARELDAPYNILVTGIGGTGVITIGALLGMAAHVDGRGCSALDFTGLSQKNGAVMSHVRIAPKPEDISAVRITTGGADVILGCDMIVSAGPSALSRAERGVTRAYVNADLQPTASFVQNPDLDFEMGTMQTVLRDAIGDNNLDIIDATGIASALMGDSIATNPFMLGFAFQKEAIPLSLEALLRAIEINGAAIEMNKLAFSWGRLAAHDMSRVRSVLQFKSRASAPTKSLDDIIATRAEFLTGYQDKAYADRYLAAIAKVRKAESAVSPASTELTEAVAKNLFKLMSYKDEYEVARLYTDGSFAKKVSEKFDGDFTLKYHLAPPIFAKRDKTTGHLQKKEFGGWMLHAFRVLARLKFLRGGTFDPFGRTEERRTERKLVADYLAMIDQRMAGLKAEQIPLLARLARVPETIRGFGHVKEANVKLAAAETARLEAELENSRFAAAAE, from the coding sequence ATGACGCTGTTGCAGGTCGAGCTGGACGATAAATACCGGCTCGAATCGAAGCGGATCTTCCTGTCCGGCACACAGGCCCTGGTCCGCTTGCCGATGTTGCAGCGCGAACGCGACCGGCTCCAGGGGCTCAACACCGGCGGCTTCATCTCGGGCTATCGCGGTTCCCCGCTCGGCATGTACGACCACGCGTTGTGGCGCGCGAAGTCGCACCTCCAGCAGCACGACATCGCCTTCGTCCCCGGCTTGAACGAGGATCTGGCGGCCACCGCGGTCTGGGGCAGCCAGCAGGTCGGCCTATTCCCCGGCGCCAAGGTCGATGGCGTGTTCGGCATCTGGTACGGCAAAGGCCCCGGCGTCGACCGCTCCGTCGATGCGCTCAAGCATGCCAATGCGGCCGGTACCTCGCTCAACGGCGGCGTGCTCGCACTCGCCGGTGACGACCACGGCTGCCAGTCCTCGACGCTGGCGCATCAGAGCGAGCAGGTGTTCGCGGCGGCGCTGATCCCGGTGATCAATCCGGCGACGCTGCAGGACTATCTCGATCTCGGGCTTTACGGCTTTGCGCTGTCGCGCTTCTCCGGCTGCTGGGTCGGCTTCAAGGCGATCAGCGAGACCGTGGAAAGCTCGGCCTCGATCGACAGCGATCCTGAGCGCATCAAGATCGTGCTGCCCGACGATTTCGAGATGCCGCCCGGCGGCCTCAACATCCGCTGGCCTGATCCGCCGCTGGACGCCGAGAGGCGCCTGTTCGGGCCGAAGATGGCCGCCGTGCAGGCCTTCGCCCGCGCCAACCAGCTCGACCGCATCGTGCTCGATTCAAAGCCGGCGCGGCTCGGCATCGTCGCCACCGGCAAGGCCTATCTCGACCTCCGCCAGGCGCTCGCCGATCTCGGAATCACCGACAAGGACGCGCAGGAACTGGGCCTGCGCATCTACAAGGTCGCGCTGACCTGGCCGCTGGAGGAAAGCGGCGCCAAGCGCTTCGCCGAAGGCCTGCAGGACGTGCTCGTGGTCGAGGAGAAGCGCGGCTTCATCGAAGACCAGCTGATGCGCATCCTCTACAACATCGATGCGTCGAAACGCCCGACCGTCACCGGCAAGCGCGACGAGCGCGGCGCGCCGCTGCTGCCGAGCGAGGGCGAGCTGACGCCGACCATCGTCGCCGGCGCGCTGGTTGCGCGCTTGCGCAAGCTCGGCCATCACAGCCCCGTGCTGGAGCAACGCCTCGCGCGGCTGGAGGCCTTCGACAATCCGGTCACCACCGGCACTCAGATCAAGCTCGCGCGCACGCCGTTCTTCTGCTCGGGCTGTCCGCACAACACCTCGACGCGCGTCCCCGAGGGCAGCCGCGCCATGGCCGGCATCGGCTGCCACGGCATGGCGCTGAGCATGCCGACCCGCCGCACAGATTTGATCTCGCATATGGGCGCGGAGGGCGTGAACTGGATCGGCCAGTCACCCTTCACCACTGAGAAGCACATCTTCCAGAACCTCGGCGACGGCACCTACACCCATTCGGGTCTTCTTGCCCTCCGCGCCGCATCCGCTGCCGGCATCAACATCACCTACAAGATCCTCTACAACGACGCCGTCGCGATGACCGGCGGGCAGCCGGCGGAAGGCGCCTTCAACGTCGCGCAGATCGCGCATCAGGTCTGGGCCGAGGGCGTCAAGCGCCTCGCAATCGTCTCGGACGATCCGAGCAAGTACCCGCAAGGAAACTACTTCCCGCAAGGCGCGACCATCCATCACCGTCGCGAGCTCGATGCCGTGCAGCGCGAGCTGCGTGACGTCGAGGGCCTCTCGGTCATCGTCTATGACCAGACTTGCGCCGCGGAAAAGCGCCGCCGCCGCAAGCGCGGGCTCTATCCCGATCCCGCGAAACGCGCCTTCATCAACGAGCTGGTCTGCGAAGGCTGTGGCGATTGCTCGCAGGCCTCCAACTGCGTCTCGGTGCAGCCGCTGGAGACCGAGTTCGGCCGCAAGCGCCAGATCGACCAGTCGAACTGCAACAAGGACTTCTCCTGCGTCGAGGGTTTCTGCCCGAGTTTCGTGACCGTGCACGGCGGTTCGCTCAAGCGGATGAAGACCTCGGCAGTCGATTCCGGCCAGCTGTTCGCCGATTTGCCGCTGCCGCCCGCACGCGAGCTGGACGCGCCCTACAACATCCTCGTCACCGGTATCGGCGGCACCGGCGTCATCACCATCGGCGCCCTGCTCGGCATGGCCGCACATGTCGACGGCCGCGGCTGCTCGGCGCTCGACTTCACCGGCCTGTCGCAGAAGAACGGCGCGGTGATGAGCCATGTCCGCATCGCCCCGAAGCCGGAGGACATCTCCGCGGTCCGCATCACCACCGGCGGCGCCGACGTCATCCTCGGCTGCGACATGATCGTCTCGGCAGGTCCCTCTGCGCTCAGCCGCGCCGAGCGCGGCGTGACGAGGGCCTATGTCAACGCCGACCTGCAGCCGACCGCGAGCTTCGTGCAAAACCCCGATCTCGATTTCGAGATGGGCACGATGCAGACCGTGCTGCGCGACGCCATCGGCGACAACAACCTCGACATCATCGACGCGACAGGTATTGCCTCCGCGCTGATGGGCGACAGCATTGCGACCAATCCCTTCATGCTCGGCTTCGCCTTCCAGAAGGAGGCGATCCCGCTGTCGCTCGAAGCGCTGCTGCGCGCCATCGAGATCAATGGTGCCGCGATCGAGATGAACAAGCTCGCCTTCAGCTGGGGCCGCCTGGCCGCCCACGACATGTCGCGGGTGCGCAGCGTGCTCCAGTTCAAGAGCCGCGCGTCCGCTCCGACCAAATCCCTCGACGACATCATCGCGACCCGCGCCGAGTTTTTGACGGGCTATCAGGACAAGGCCTATGCCGACCGCTATCTCGCGGCAATTGCCAAGGTGCGGAAGGCGGAGAGCGCGGTCTCGCCGGCCTCTACCGAGCTGACCGAAGCGGTCGCGAAAAACCTGTTCAAGCTGATGTCCTACAAGGACGAGTACGAGGTTGCCCGGCTCTATACCGATGGCAGCTTTGCCAAGAAGGTGTCAGAGAAATTCGACGGCGACTTCACGCTGAAATACCACCTCGCTCCGCCGATCTTCGCGAAGCGCGACAAGACTACCGGACATCTCCAGAAGAAGGAATTCGGCGGCTGGATGCTCCACGCCTTCCGTGTTCTCGCCAGGCTTAAATTCCTGCGCGGCGGCACGTTCGATCCGTTCGGCCGCACCGAGGAGCGCCGGACAGAGCGCAAACTGGTTGCGGATTATCTGGCGATGATCGACCAGCGGATGGCCGGGCTGAAGGCAGAGCAGATCCCGCTGCTGGCAAGGCTCGCGAGGGTGCCCGAGACCATCCGAGGTTTCGGTCACGTCAAGGAAGCCAACGTCAAGCTCGCGGCGGCCGAGACGGCGCGGCTGGAAGCGGAGTTGGAGAACAGCCGCTTTGCCGCAGCGGCGGAGTAG
- a CDS encoding cysteine hydrolase family protein: MLNSSKPTLGVISAEPEPIKLDWPSTALLIIDMQRDFMEPGGFGETLGNDVSQLARAVKPISAVLTAARDTGMLVIHTREGHLPDLSDAPPAKVERGAPSLRIGDPGPMGRILIRGEAGHDIIPELYPLDSEIVIDKPGKGAFYATELTDVLEKYGIENLLVCGVTTEVCVNTTVREANDRGYRCVVMSDGCASYFPEFHEMGLKMIKAQGGIFGWVASSAAVLEAMKVLTT, from the coding sequence ATGCTGAACTCGAGCAAGCCGACACTGGGCGTCATCAGCGCCGAGCCCGAGCCGATCAAGCTCGACTGGCCGAGCACCGCGCTTCTCATCATCGACATGCAGCGCGACTTCATGGAGCCCGGCGGCTTCGGCGAGACGCTCGGCAACGACGTCAGCCAGCTTGCGCGCGCGGTGAAGCCGATCAGCGCGGTGCTGACGGCGGCGCGCGACACCGGCATGCTGGTGATCCATACGCGCGAGGGCCATCTGCCCGACCTCTCCGATGCGCCGCCGGCCAAAGTCGAGCGCGGCGCGCCGAGCCTTCGCATCGGCGATCCCGGCCCGATGGGCCGCATCCTCATCCGCGGCGAGGCCGGCCACGATATCATTCCCGAGCTCTATCCGCTCGACAGCGAGATCGTGATCGACAAGCCCGGCAAGGGCGCGTTCTACGCCACCGAGCTTACGGACGTGCTGGAGAAATACGGCATCGAGAACCTGCTGGTGTGCGGCGTCACGACCGAGGTGTGCGTCAACACCACGGTGCGCGAAGCCAATGACCGCGGCTACCGCTGCGTCGTCATGTCGGACGGCTGCGCGTCCTACTTTCCCGAGTTTCACGAGATGGGCCTGAAGATGATCAAGGCCCAGGGCGGCATCTTCGGCTGGGTCGCGAGCTCAGCTGCGGTCCTGGAGGCAATGAAGGTTTTGACCACATAG
- a CDS encoding regulator, protein MSTLTGTAGKSELNKSEFKPVLWTSGDWNAFFGFGTNILVNMLVLTGLLRFVLKMPDSLVFGRILPALGLMMCLSTFYYAYLAYRLAQKTGRNDVCALPSGVSVPHMFIVTFVIMLPITIKTGDPLKGWSAGLVWVFFQSFILMIGGFIAPFIRKITPRAALLGTLAGVSVTFISMRPALEMYMTPQIGLVCFAIILVSWFGGVKYWRGIPAGLVAIAVGMIIAWGSNLFGLGLGGLSVKGVGDAFANFGFSVPIPAVGYVFSGFEFLGIILVTAIPFGIYDLVEAMDNVESAEAAGDEYPTTRVLTADGVVSLIGCLMGNPFINAVYIGHPGWKAMGGRIGYSAATGLMVIVLAWFGIISVLLALVPVVAISPILLYIGMLIGAQAFQTTPVKHAPAIVLALTPHLAAWAKLQIDTMLGSTMNAAATVGGMAADKADAVKAAAIAALPQQGVFYHGLEVMGGGSILGGLILGAIGVFIIERDFEKASAFALVGAVLTYFGFMHGEAVGIGGGFGVTPAVALAYAAMAAGLFAASKLGAGEHYAAHPEMSAAPAE, encoded by the coding sequence ATGAGCACGTTGACGGGGACAGCCGGCAAGTCTGAACTGAACAAGTCCGAGTTCAAGCCGGTACTATGGACATCGGGCGACTGGAACGCGTTCTTCGGCTTCGGCACCAACATCCTCGTCAACATGCTGGTGCTCACGGGCCTGTTGCGCTTCGTCTTGAAGATGCCTGACAGTCTCGTGTTCGGCCGCATCCTGCCCGCGCTCGGGCTGATGATGTGCCTCTCGACCTTCTACTATGCCTACCTTGCCTATCGTCTGGCGCAGAAGACCGGCCGCAACGACGTCTGCGCTCTGCCCTCGGGCGTCAGCGTACCGCACATGTTCATCGTCACCTTCGTGATCATGCTGCCGATCACGATCAAGACCGGTGACCCGCTCAAGGGCTGGTCGGCCGGCCTCGTCTGGGTGTTCTTCCAGAGCTTCATTCTCATGATCGGCGGCTTCATTGCGCCGTTCATCCGCAAGATCACGCCGCGTGCGGCACTGCTCGGCACGCTTGCCGGCGTCTCCGTCACCTTCATCTCGATGCGACCGGCGCTGGAGATGTACATGACGCCGCAGATCGGTCTGGTCTGCTTCGCCATCATCCTGGTGAGCTGGTTCGGCGGCGTGAAATACTGGCGTGGCATTCCCGCGGGCCTCGTCGCGATCGCGGTCGGCATGATCATTGCCTGGGGTTCGAACCTGTTCGGGCTCGGTCTCGGCGGCCTGAGCGTGAAGGGCGTCGGCGATGCCTTCGCCAATTTCGGCTTCTCGGTGCCGATTCCCGCCGTGGGCTACGTATTCTCAGGCTTCGAATTCCTCGGCATCATCCTGGTCACCGCCATTCCGTTCGGCATCTACGATCTCGTCGAAGCCATGGACAATGTCGAGAGCGCGGAAGCGGCCGGCGACGAATATCCGACCACGCGGGTGCTCACGGCCGACGGCGTCGTCAGCCTGATCGGCTGCCTGATGGGCAATCCCTTCATCAACGCCGTCTATATCGGCCATCCCGGCTGGAAGGCGATGGGCGGCCGCATCGGTTACTCCGCCGCAACTGGGCTCATGGTGATCGTGCTGGCCTGGTTCGGCATCATCTCGGTGCTGCTGGCACTCGTGCCCGTGGTCGCGATCTCGCCGATCCTGCTCTATATCGGCATGCTGATCGGCGCGCAGGCGTTCCAGACCACGCCGGTGAAGCACGCGCCCGCGATCGTGCTGGCGCTGACGCCGCATCTGGCTGCCTGGGCCAAGCTGCAGATCGACACCATGCTTGGCTCGACCATGAATGCGGCGGCCACCGTCGGCGGCATGGCCGCCGACAAGGCCGACGCCGTGAAGGCTGCCGCGATCGCCGCGCTGCCGCAGCAGGGCGTGTTCTATCACGGCCTCGAAGTGATGGGCGGCGGCTCCATCCTCGGCGGCCTCATCCTGGGTGCGATCGGCGTCTTCATCATCGAGCGAGATTTCGAGAAGGCATCGGCCTTCGCGCTGGTCGGTGCCGTGCTTACCTACTTCGGCTTCATGCATGGTGAAGCCGTAGGCATCGGTGGCGGCTTCGGGGTCACGCCCGCGGTGGCGCTGGCCTATGCTGCGATGGCCGCCGGCCTGTTCGCGGCCAGCAAGCTCGGCGCCGGCGAACACTATGCCGCGCATCCGGAGATGTCGGCCGCGCCGGCGGAGTAG
- the soxA gene encoding sulfur oxidation c-type cytochrome SoxA, which yields MSVWRAIAAAALVAAAPALLAGEIPSDARRSGYSFMGPDTRAMQDDDTSNPGMLFVLDGEQLWGKKTGSAEKACADCHGDARSNMKGVAARYPAFDKMLGRPVTLDQRINLCRANHQRAAPLPYESRDLLALSAFVAHQSRGVAITAGDDPQAKPFVEQGRELFAQREGQLNLACTNCHDDNFDKHLAGAPITQGQPTGYPLYRLEWQTLGSLERRLRSCMSGVRAQAYDYGSPELVALELYLMSRARGLPMETPAVRP from the coding sequence ATGAGCGTTTGGCGCGCGATAGCAGCGGCGGCCTTGGTCGCCGCGGCCCCTGCCCTGCTAGCCGGTGAAATCCCGTCCGATGCGCGCCGCTCCGGATATTCCTTCATGGGTCCCGACACGCGCGCCATGCAGGATGACGACACCTCCAATCCCGGCATGCTGTTCGTGCTCGACGGCGAACAGCTATGGGGCAAGAAGACCGGCAGCGCGGAGAAGGCGTGCGCGGATTGCCATGGCGATGCGCGCAGCAACATGAAGGGCGTCGCGGCTCGCTATCCCGCCTTCGACAAGATGCTTGGCCGCCCTGTCACGCTCGACCAGCGCATCAATCTCTGCCGCGCCAATCATCAGCGGGCTGCGCCCCTGCCCTACGAGAGCCGCGACCTCCTGGCGCTGTCAGCCTTCGTCGCCCATCAATCGCGCGGTGTCGCGATCACCGCCGGCGACGATCCGCAGGCAAAACCCTTCGTGGAGCAGGGCCGGGAGCTCTTCGCGCAGCGCGAGGGCCAGCTCAACCTCGCCTGCACCAATTGCCACGATGACAATTTCGACAAGCACCTCGCGGGCGCGCCGATCACGCAAGGACAGCCGACCGGCTATCCGCTCTATCGCCTCGAATGGCAAACGCTGGGATCGCTGGAGCGGCGCTTACGCAGCTGCATGAGCGGCGTGCGCGCCCAGGCCTACGATTACGGCTCGCCCGAGCTGGTCGCGCTCGAGCTCTACCTGATGTCGCGGGCGCGCGGCCTGCCGATGGAGACGCCGGCGGTGCGGCCCTGA
- the soxZ gene encoding thiosulfate oxidation carrier complex protein SoxZ produces MAALINVPAKARRGDVIEIRTLTSHIMETGFRHTADGKLVPRDIITSFTCRYNGTEIFRADLFPAIAANPYLSFFTVARESGRFEFEWIGDNGYSSTASASITVE; encoded by the coding sequence ATGGCCGCGCTCATCAACGTTCCCGCCAAGGCCAGGCGCGGCGACGTCATCGAGATCCGCACGCTGACCTCGCACATCATGGAGACGGGCTTCCGCCACACCGCGGACGGCAAGCTGGTGCCGCGCGACATCATCACGAGCTTCACCTGCCGCTACAACGGCACCGAGATCTTCCGCGCCGATCTGTTTCCGGCGATCGCGGCCAATCCCTATCTGTCCTTCTTCACGGTCGCCAGGGAGAGTGGCCGGTTCGAGTTCGAATGGATCGGCGACAACGGCTATTCGTCAACCGCCTCGGCATCGATCACTGTCGAATGA
- a CDS encoding SoxY-related AACIE arm protein, with translation MPTTRRQFLSLAGGVTAAGTIPIVTLRPLQANPAMLNTAIRNVVGEAPVRTGKVKLDIPPLVENGNTVPMTVTVASPMTADDHVKSIHVFNEKNPQPNIGNFYLGPSSGRAQVATRIRLADTQRVVAIARLSDDSFWQIAVDVVVTMAACTEEMN, from the coding sequence ATGCCAACCACGCGACGACAATTTTTGAGCCTCGCCGGAGGCGTCACTGCCGCCGGGACTATCCCGATCGTCACCCTGCGTCCGCTTCAGGCAAATCCAGCGATGCTCAACACCGCGATCCGCAACGTCGTCGGCGAAGCGCCGGTTCGCACCGGCAAGGTGAAGCTCGACATTCCACCGCTGGTCGAGAACGGCAATACCGTGCCGATGACGGTAACCGTCGCAAGCCCGATGACGGCTGACGACCACGTCAAGAGCATCCACGTCTTCAATGAGAAGAACCCGCAGCCCAACATCGGCAATTTCTATCTCGGCCCCTCCTCCGGCCGGGCCCAGGTCGCGACACGAATCCGGCTCGCAGATACCCAGAGGGTGGTGGCGATCGCCCGCCTCTCCGACGACAGTTTTTGGCAGATCGCCGTCGATGTCGTCGTGACGATGGCCGCCTGCACCGAGGAGATGAACTGA
- the soxX gene encoding sulfur oxidation c-type cytochrome SoxX yields MAAFIVASLAFASPIKADELAAYKITGDGIAEPLTGSPGDAVRGRALVLARTTTCILCHSGPFLETRFQGDLAPDLAGAGNRWTASQLRLRLVDASRFNAETIMPSYYRNADLVRVGRNFAGKPILSAAEIEDIVAFLATLRD; encoded by the coding sequence ATTGCAGCATTCATCGTAGCGAGCCTCGCCTTCGCCTCGCCCATCAAGGCGGACGAACTCGCCGCCTACAAGATCACCGGCGACGGCATCGCAGAACCGCTCACCGGCTCGCCCGGCGATGCCGTGCGCGGCCGCGCGCTGGTGCTGGCGCGCACCACGACCTGCATCCTCTGCCATTCCGGCCCCTTCCTCGAAACGCGATTCCAGGGCGATCTCGCGCCCGACCTCGCCGGCGCCGGGAACCGATGGACGGCGAGCCAGTTGCGGCTTCGACTGGTCGATGCGTCGCGCTTCAACGCAGAGACCATCATGCCGTCCTATTATCGCAACGCCGACCTCGTGCGGGTGGGGCGCAATTTTGCCGGCAAGCCGATCTTGTCGGCCGCGGAGATCGAGGACATCGTGGCTTTTCTTGCAACGCTTCGCGACTAG